The nucleotide window TAAACGACCTCTATGGACCGGTTATGATTGTGCATCCGCAGTGGACTATTTTACATCAGAAGCAACTAGCACAAGACGGCCTTTATCCAGTTCCATCTCATACTTCTCCGCCTCTTGTTTTGACAGACCAAGAGATTCGAACTTATTGCGAAGCTCATCTCCGCGTGACTTGAACATATTTCCGATGGAATCAAAGAACCCTTGCTCCTTGAAGCCCATGCCGCCTGTTTCTGTAGCATCAGTCAAGTGCTCACTGCGCTTCTCATCATGTGCGAATATATAAATGTTTTCTTTACCAAAGCCTGCTGCTTCAAAAGAGTTGATCTTCTCTGTAGCTTGGACTCCGTTTTCGACTACTTCTACTTTCAACATAGTATCTTCCTCCTTAAAATTTATAACCTATACTAGTTTTGGGAAGCTTTTTTAGCCTTCACCGTCTACACTATTTATATATCCGGTATGAGCATAAATAAACATACTGGGAATTGTTCACATTTAGTATCGGAAAACAGGTAGTTTAAAAGAAATGAAGGGAGCTGTCTCGATGGCACTATTAAATAATGGCTGGGAGTCTCTTCTGGCAGAGGAATTTGAGAAAGCCTACTATCTTGATTTAAGAGAATTTTTAATAGAAGAATATCGCAGCAGGACCGTCTATCCGGAAAAAGATGATATTTTTAATGCTTTGAGTTTCACCGGTTATGGGGATGTGAAGGTTGTGATTCTCGGGCAGGATCCTTATCATGGCTAGGGACAGGCGCATGGTTTGAGCTTTTCGGTAAAGCCTGGTGTTAAGATTCCGCCTTCACTTCGTAATATCTTTAAGGAGCTGAATACCGATCTCGACCTTGAAGTTCCGGATAACGGCTATTTAAAAAAATGGGCGGAGCAAGGTGTGCTTCTTTTAAATACTGTCCTTACAGTAAGAGAAGGGGAAGCCGCTTCACACAAAGGAAAAGGATGGGAACATTTTACCGATAAAGTGATTACCCGGTTGAACGAGCGTGAAAAGCCGGTGATTTTCATCCTCTGGGGCAAGCCGGCCCAAAGTAAGCTAAAGTTGATTGACGAGGACAAACATAAAATCATCATGTCTGTCCATCCGAGTCCGCTTTCCGCAAGCAGAGGATTCTTCGGCAGCAAGCCATTCTCAAAAGTGAACCAACTGCTGAAAGAGCAGGGAGAACAAGAGATTGACTGGCAGATTGAAAACTTGGAAGAGTAGAGGCTTCATCCTTATAGTTAAAAGTAATATTCTAGATTTGCAAATCCTGTTAATTGGAATGGAAAATAACTGGTCGGTCATAGCCCTGCGAACCAGGGCTGTTTTTTTTGCAAAAAGCGACATGTTTCACGTGAAACTTACATGTTTTTTTGACGATGGCAGTTCAAAACAACAATGTTTGCGGCGGGTATCACTCATAAAGTCGAAAAAACATGGGAATTGTTGTAGAATGGAACGGTAATTACATGATTCTTATGATATACATATATAACACCTATGGAGGTGAGTGAATGAACATTTCACTGCAGAAATTATTATTGAAAATGGAAGAGGAGTTAAAGTGGGCGAAATCTGCGGATTCGGAGGCAGTAAAGCGGGAAAGAATCCATTCGATTAAAACACTTTGCGAGCTCGTCCTTGATGAATCGTCGGATGGAGGAAGCACAGCTCCTGTGAAACAGGCAGCACAGCCATTTGTTCCGTCACAGCAGCTCAATCCCCAACAGCAGATGCAAGTAAGTCAGTCATCACCGATGGTTCCGCAGCCGAAGAAGCTTGAAATGGAAGATGATTCAAATGGAGACTCGCTGTTCGATTTCTAATTTTAAATAGAGGTGAAAGTAATGAAGTTATTTATATTGATCGGAGCTATCAATGCCTTCCTGGCAGTTGCACTTGGAGCATTCGGGGCACATGGACTTGAAGGAAAGGTAGAGCCGAAATATTTAGAAACATGGAAAACAGGGGTTACCTACCAGATGTTCCATGCAACCGGGCTATTAATCATTGGAGTTCTGCTAGGTAAGCTTCCGGCAAGTGCACTTCTATCCTGGTCAGGCTGGCTGATGCTGATTGGAATCGTGTTATTTTCCGGCAGCCTGTACGTTTTGACCCTCACAAAAATCAGCGTCCTTGGTGCAATCACCCCGCTTGGCGGAGTATCTTTCCTTGCAGCCTGGGTATTGCTGATGATTGCTGCTGTGAAGTATCTGTAAAAATGCCAACAAAGGAAATGCAAAAAGGAGCACGCCAATTGGCGTGCTCTTTCACATGCAGATTACGATTCTTTGACAATCGTTTTATTGATCTCAACTCGTTCTTTTCCCATCAGGAAGACTGCGATGACAGAAATAGCAATTGGGATTAAGGCGAGGGCAAAGATATGGGTGATAGACGCCGACATCGCTCCGACAATTTTATCGAGAACGAATTCCGGGATTTGAGATCGCTGCCCGGATTGGAATAATTGCTGCGGGTCTCCCGCAAACTGATTGCCTTGACCGCCTTCCATTCCCTGAAAGGCACTTTTTAGCTTTTCCATAAATGCATTATTCTGGATGGTGCCAAATATGGTTATCCCAAGCGTCATTCCAAGCGAGCGAAGGAATGAGTTGGTTGAATTTGCGGACCCCCGGTAACGCGGGTCAAGATTGTGGATGGAAGCGGTAGGGAGAAGCGAGAAAGAGAATCCCACCCCAAATCCGACCAATATCATGAACAATGTCAAAATCAATCTCGATGTGTCAGGTGACATCATGCTAAGCAGAAGCATCCCTGTAAAGTAGGATATAACAGAAATAATCATAAGGTTGCGATAGCTGGTTTTTGTCTGAAAAATACCACCAATAGCGCTGCCTGCAACAGAACCAAGCATCATCGGCGTCAATACTAATCCAGCCGCCTTCGCGGAACCCCCGTAAACTGCCTGGACGAAAATAGGAATATAGACTGCGAGAATGATAAACGTCGCTCCATATAGGAATGCAAGAACTTGCGATGTCGCAAACAGCCTCCGTTTAAACATCCAAAAAGAGATGATTGGCTCATCTGCTTTTCTTTCAGCAAAAATAAATACTATAAAGAACAGGCTAAAGCTTACAAACAAACCAATAATCGGCAATGAATCCCAGCTGTATTCTTTTCCGCCAAGTTCAAGGGCAAACATTAAGCTGACTACTGCCACGACTAGTGTGGAGGCACCTGCCCAGTCGATTTTTTGCTTGGAATGCTGAGTAGACTCATGATAATACTTTACAATGAAAAATAACGAAACGATCCCAATAGGTACATTGATATAAAATACCCAGTGCCAGCTGAACCAGTCAGTGATGTATGCACCAAGCAGCGGTCCAAGGACGCTCGATGTGCCGAAAACGGCGCCAAGCAGACCGGTCATTTTTCCTCGTTTTTCAGGCGGGAAAATATCAAATACAATCGTGAAGGCAATCGGCATCAAGGCTCCGCCGCCAATGCCCTGGATGGACCGGTAAATGCTCAATTGGACCATCGAGTCTGCAATCCCGCAAAGTGCTGATCCTAATAAAAATACAAGCAATCCAAATATGTAAAACCGTTTCCTCCCATACATGTCTGACAGCTTGCCGAAGATCGGCATACCCGCCATCACTGTAACCATATAGGCTGATGTGACCCAAACAAACTTGTCGAAGTCTCCTAGGTCTGCGACAATTGTTCCCATTGCAGTCGCGACAATCGTATTGTCCATCGCTGCCATCAGGATACCCAGAAGCAAGCCTGCCACTACGAGTTTAATATTGCTGTCATTTGAAACCATACTATTCCCCCCGGATTCATAATTAGAAAAATTAGGTATATAAAGTTTATTTATCAACTTCATTGTTGTCAAGGTTCTGAGGGCTGAGAAAAACAACAAGTATGAGCGGCTAAGCGCTGTAGCATGATATAGAGAAAATCCTATATAGTTATCCTTTCTTTGAAAGTTGCTGGTAATGAGAATAAGAAAAACGGCCGAAGCCGTTTTCATGTAGATAAGTTGTTAAATTAACGAGGAGGATAAGCAGTGAGTCCGCCACCGCCGCCGAATGGATAGTCGTACTCAATTTCTTCATCAAATGTGACATAATCTAGGTAAATCATTGGCAATAAAACCCTTTTCCCTGTCTGAGGATCACTGAGAATCAAGTGGTCCCTTCCAGCTGCTTCAACGATCCCCTGAAAAATTTTCGCGTTCCATTCCGTGTTGTTTTCAAAAGTGGCGTAGACGGTAGCAAGTTTGCCTTTATTCAGTCGAAGAATATTTTCTATATACGATGCTTCAATTGGAAGCATTCCTGGGACTTGGGGAGAGACACCTTGAAAAGCAGCACCTGCCACGGAAACACCTGGCATGGCACCACCTGACTGGGCAGGGAAGGCGGTGCCTTGCGGGAATCCAGCTTGCCCCATTTGCCCCATCTGTGCCATCTGTCCCATTTGCCCCATTTTTCCTTGCGCAGCTGTCTGGTCTTCTGTGCCGCTGTACGGTTGGTACATTTGCGGGTAGGTTCTGTAGTTATAATACGGATTATTGTATTCAGTCATGGTGTAGCCTCCTTAAAATATTTTCCTTCCTTCAATTCACCTTTATTTATGTAAATGGTGAAATTGAGCTTTACAGGTTGGGAGTACAAATAAAATGAATCCTCACTATTCAATACATATGAGAAAAGCTTGATTTTATGACTCGAACATTTTAAGAGAACACTCTTTTCAACAGGATATTCCGTGGCTAAAACAACACACAAAAATCCCCAGGCAAAAGCCTGGGGATTCAAATTATTAATTTTAAACGTTCAAGTATGCAGGTACGCGGTCTTCTTCTAAAAGGTTCCCTACGAAGAATGAACCAAATTCACCATAGCGGGCACTGACTTCGTCAAAGCGCATTTCATATACAAGCTTTTTGAATTGAAGGACATCGTCCGCGAACAATGTTACACCCCACTCGTAATCGTCGAAGCCTACAGAGCCAGTGATGATTTGCTTAACCTTGCCAGCATACTGGCGGCCAATCATGCCATGGCTGCGCATCATGTTACGGCGGTCTTCCATCGGAAGCATGTACCAGTTGTCTTCGCCCTGGCGGCGCTTGTCCATTGGATAGAAGCAAACATGCTTAGCTTTTGGAAGCTCAGGGTAAAGGCGTGCAAGGATTTGCGGATTTTGGTATGGATCTTCGCCAGCTGGCAGGTAGTTGCTCAGCTCGACAACAGAAACATAGGAATGAGCAGGAATCGTGTATTCAGCAAGCTTGGACTTGTTGAATTCTGTTTCGATTTCATTCAATTCTTCCATAGTTGGGCGAAGGATCATCATCATGAAGTCTGCTTTTTGGCCAACGATTGTGTATAGTGCATGGCTCCCTTGTTTCTCAGCCGCTGTCTTGTTCCACTTTTCCACTAGGCTGAGGAATTCCTGGACAATCTCCTGGCGTTCTTCTGCCGGAAGCATCTTCCAGGTTGTCCAATCCACTGTTCGGAAATCATGGAGGGAATACCAGCCATCTAATGTCTGTGCTGCTTCACTCATTTATATCACTCCTAAAAATCATCAATATACCATTATCATATCATAGTTTCTCCATTCGTCATGTTAATAAAACCATGATTGTTTAGCCTTTGCGGAAAAAGGATATTTTGTTAAAGATTGCAAATAGTAAAAGAGGCAGGTAAACATGCTTGAAAATTTACAATAAAAAGACTTCATGGTTGTAAACGGTAACATCCTTGAATTTTAGTGTTGGTAAAGTATGCTAGAGGTATAGATAAAAGGAGGAGTCAGCATGAGTGATTTATTTGAAGGCTTAAAAGCCAAATTAAGCGGACAAAATTTACGGATCGTGTTTCCGGAAGGCCTCGACGAACGGATTTTAGCAGCGGCTGGCAGACTGGCTGCAGACGGTGTTTTAACACCAATTTTAGTGGGCGATATTGAACAGATCCAGGCGAAAGCAGCTAATATGGATGTATCGCTTGAAGCGGTTGAAATCTACGACCCTGCAAATTTTGCAATGATGGATGAACTTGTCGCTGCATTTGTTGAAAGACGTAAAGGAAAAGCGACCGAAGAGCAAGCGCGAAAAATACTGCTTGATGAAAACTACTTCGGTACAATGCTTGTGTACTCAAACAAAGCAGACGGGCTGGTCAGCGGCGCAGCGCACTCCACTGCGGATACGGTAAGGCCTGCCTTGCAGATCATCAAGACAAAGGAAGGTGTGCGCAAGACTTCTGGTGTCTTCATCATGGTGCGTGAAGATGAGAAGTATGTGTTCGCTGACTGTGCGATCAACATCGCTCCCGACAGCCAGGACCTAGCGGAAATTGCAGTTGAAAGCGCGAAGACAGCGAGGATGTTCGATGTCGAGCCACGAGTGGCGATGCTCAGCTTCTCAACGAAGGGATCTGCGGTTTCTCCTGAGACTGAAAGAGTTTCTAAGGCAGTCGAAGAAGCAAAGCTCCGTGACCCATTAATGATTGTTGACGGAGAGTTCCAATTCGACGCGGCCTTCGTTCCATCTGTTGCTGAAAAGAAAGCGCCGGATTCAGTGATCATGGGCAATGCGAATGTATTCGTATTCCCAAGCCTTGAAGCAGGCAATATCGGCTATAAAATCGCCCAGCGTCTAGGCGGATTTGAAGCAGTTGGCCCGATTTTGCAGGGCTTGAACCGTCCAGTAAACGACCTGTCCCGCGGCTGCAGCGAAGAAGATGTGTACAAGCTCGCGTTGATTACAGCAGCTCAGGCACTTACTAAATAAGAAATTCCACCATGCCGGTCGATTTTTTCGATCGGCATTTTTACTTAATGAAAATATGTAGATTTACACTTCGAGAAATGTCCAGCTCCAGCGCCTAGCCCCTCGAGTCGCTTCGGTCCTGCCAATGAAGTCAAAGAACGACTTCACCGTCAGGCCCTCCAGCGCTTGTCGGGGCTGACCAAGGCGCTTGCGCTTTTCTTGTCCAGCTCCAGCGCCTAGCCCCTCGAGTCGCTTCGGTCCTGCCAATGAAGTCAAAGAACGACTTCACCGTCAGGCCCTCCAGCGCTTGTCGGGGCTGACCAAGGCGCTTGCGCTTTTCTTGTCCAGCTCCAGCGCCTAGCCCCTCGAGTCGCTTCGGTCCTGCCAATGAAGTCAAAGAACGACTTCACCGTCAGGCCCTCCAGCGCTTGTCGGGGCTGACCAAGGCGCTTGCGCTTTTCTTGTCCAGCTCCAGCGCCTAGCCCCTCGAGTCGCTTCGGTCCTGCCAATGAAGTCAAAGAACGACTTCACCGTCAGGCCCTCCAGCGCTTGTCGGGGCTGACCAAGGCGCTTGCGCTTTTCTGCATATGCTATAATATCAACGGAAAGATTCAGAAAGAAAAGAGGAAATCGCGATGGATGAGGCGCTCAATTTATTGCGTCAGGATACATGGAGATTGATCGACCAGTCGGCACTCGGGGCACAATTTCATGCTCTTCAGTCGTTCGGGACGGATGATACCTTATGCGAATCAGTCGGTACAGGCCAGTCGCCGGCCACAGCGAGAGCGTGGGTGCACCATGACACGGTCGTCCTTGGAATCCAGGATACAAGGCTTCCCTATCTCCAGCAAGGACTGAATCATCTTCAGGAGCAGGGCTACCAATATATTGTCCGCAATTCAGGGGGACTTGCCGTCGTGCTTGATGAAGGTGTCCTGAATCTATCACTTATTTTACCTGAAAAGGAAAAGGGGATAGACATCAACCGTGGATATGATGCGATGTGGTTATTGATTAAGGAATTGTTTGCTGATTTCAATAAAGATATAGAAGCAAGGGAGATTTCTGCGTCCTATTGTCCGGGAAGCTATGATCTAAGCGTTGACGGCAAGAAATTTGCTGGAATCTCGCAGCGCCGCCTGAAAAAAGGGGTAGCCGTGCAAATCTATCTTTGTGTGACTGGAAGTGGAAGTCAGAGAGCAGAACTGATCCGTGAGTTTTATGATCGCTCTAAAAAAGGGGAACTTACAAAATTCACTTATCCGGATGTTCAGCCTGAAGTCATGGCCTCGCTTTCCGAACTAGTTGGTGTCGAAATGACGATTCAGGATGTGATGCTGAGATTTTTAAAATTCCTCAGCGCCAACAGCAATCAGCTGGTATCAGGATACCTTGATGGCTATGAGATTGAACTGTTCGATCACTATTACAGCCGGGTCATTGAGCGAAATGAGAAATTCCTTGAGCCGCGGGAATAGCAAGTAATAATATACAAGCCGGAAAACCCATGTTTTCCGGCTTGTTTTATGCTCTTTTCAGAGACCTTTCACAATTGAAATTTACAAGTTCCTAATTTAAAAGTCTCATAAGAGCTTAAGAGGGGGCTGTTGCCATAACTCCTTCTCCATCTACCCTATCTATTTAGCAACTAGATTTCTATTCCGCTACTTTTTCAAGATTGCCGTTGCGGTCCATCTTGAACTTCGTTGCCGAACGTTCATCTTCTTCAAACAAGGTGAGCTTTCGGGCACGGTTCATGATTTTCATAAGTGTTTCGTAATCTTCCTGCATCGTGTTCGTGTTTTCTTCAAGCCTGTTAATTTTTCCTTGTAATTCTTCGTTTTGTTTCCTTAAACTATTGATTTCGCGCTTCAATCTTTCATTCTCACTCTTATAAATATCTACCTGAAGCGATGAGCCACTTAGGCTTTGCAGGTAAGCGATCACATGTCCCATTGTTATGCCGGTAGTCGGAACCGTGTGGCGGACCGGCGGTGTATGTGTCGTCTGGGTTACAACTGTCTTCGTCTCCTGGGCAGGGATTTCAGCCACTTCGGCAGCTGCTTCAGTAGAGTAATCCTTCTGTTCCTGCTTCTTGTTCATCAAATCTTGCATTTCAGCCATGAGTGCTGCGTCAATTTGCTTGTCGTCCTGTTCGAGCATGGACAGGTCAAAGGTTGGTTGAGATTCTTCCTGCTCCACTGCTGGCAGCGAACCTGTCAAACTTTCATCCAGCGTTGGCACCGGAGGATTGTAAAGCAGCTTCTTCTTGCCGCCCTGATCTTTTCCTAGGATTCTCTGTCTCTGTTTTCTCTGCTTTTTGGCAAGCTGCAATGCTTTTTCATAGTTATGCCTGACGACTGCGTTCCAGCGGAATCCACAAGCGGCAGAAGTGCGGTCGAGCTTGTCGCCCACCTCTTCAAATGCGTTCAATTGGGTGCTGCCTTCCCTTACGTGTCGCAGCACGGTTTCAGCTAGCAATAAATCATTTTCTTCCGTCCAGGCATCCTGGCGTGTCTTCATTTTCTTCAACTCCCTTTTACTTTGGTTAACTATTGAAACTTATAGTTCAATCTTGTCCTGAAATTGGAAAGCTTATACATTGTAAAATGGAAGGATAGTAGATTTTTTGCGCAAAATACATGTTTTTCATTTAAATAGATAAGCACATGGACCTGTTCAACAGCTTGCATTCATCTTTAATAAGAGGTAAAATACCCTTTAGTCTAAAACGAAAAGCAGAGGCGTACAGGATTTCTGATCTTCGCAGGGAGAATAGCTGTGATTGAGAGGCTGACGCTGGCGCTTGACAGTATTTATAGAAAGGGTTGTCCTAAATGGCAAACGAATTCCGTGTTTGCGACGATTGTCAGGCCGTAAACCTTAAAACATTGATTCCGAAGCTCAAACAGATGGATCCTGAAGCGACTGTCGACATCGGCTGCCAGTCTTATTGCGGACCAGGCAGGAAAAAAACATTTGCGTTCGTCAATAACCGTCCAGTTGCTGCACTGACAGAAGAAGAGCTTATGGAGAAAGTCCAAAAGAAACTTAAGTAATTCATTTTTAATATAATGGCTCCGCACTAATAGCCTATATAACTTCACCCCTAAACAACCGTTTAGAGGTGATTTTTTTTAGAATAAGAAAGTATTAATTTTTCACTTCGAGAATTGTCCAGCTCCAGCGCCAAGCCCCTCGAGACGTTTGTCTAGCTTTGGCTCCTAACTCCTCGAGACGCTAGTCTAGTGTCGCCTCCTAGAAACTCCGAAACTTCAGCTCCGCCGGCAGAAGCAAAAAGCGCTTCTTTGTCGGGGCCTCCAGTTTCTGCGTTTCTGGGCAGTCGGCTATACTTTTCGATTTCGGTCCGCTCAGGTGAAGTCAAAGGGCGACTTCAATGGTCGGCCCTCTAGCGCTTGTCGGGGCTGACCAAGGCGCTTACGCTTTTCTAATCAGAGAAACTTGCAAACTAGTTTATGACCCGAGGAATATAGGAATGAAAGGGAATAGGGAAATTCCCTGCAAATGAATATGCAATTTTTGTAAAAAAATGCAGAAAATCAAGATGAATTGACGAACGAAACAGGCTATAATAAAAACAAGCTAATCAGGAAGAAGGGGAACGATGGGATATTCGGAAGAAAAGCTATTTGAAGAAAAAGTTTTCAAAGATCCAGTACACCGCTATGTCCATGTCCGTGACCGGGTAATCTGGGATTTGATTGGAACGAAGGAGTTCCAGCGCCTGAGAAGGATCAAGCAGCTCGGCACAACATACCTGACTTTCCACGGAGCTGAACACAGCCGGTTCAACCATTCTCTGGGCGTCTACGAAATCACGCGCCGGATTGTCGACAATGCCTTTGCTTCCCGTCCTGAATGGAACGAAGGGGAGCGCCTTTTATCACTATGCGCAGCCTTGCTTCACGATCTTGACCATGGGCCGTTCTCGCATTCGTTCGAGAAGGTTTTCGACCTTGACCATGAGGATTTTACAAGGGAAATCATCCTGGGCGATACCGAAGTGAACCAGGTGCTGACGAGAGTCGCGCCAGATTTTCCGAAAAAGGTCGCTGAGGTTATTGAAAAAACGTATGAAAACAAGCTTGTCATCAGCCTGATTTCGAGCCAGATTGACGCTGACCGGATGGATTACCTGCAAAGGGATGCCTATTTTACCGGAGTCAGCTACGGACATTTTGATATGGAACGGATTTTGCGTGTGATGCGTCCGCGTGAGGATCAGGTCGTGATCAAGCAGAGCGGGATGCATGCTGTAGAGGATTACATAATGAGCCGCTATCAGATGTACTGGCAGGTTTATTTCCATCCAGTGACAAGGAGTGCGGAAGTCATACTGACGAAAATCCTGCACCGTGCCAAACACCTTCACGAGCAAAACTACACCTTTAAACATAAACCGCATCATTTTTATTCAATTTTTGAAGACCGCATGACACTCGAAGACTATTTAAAGTTAGATGAAGCCGTATTCCTCTACTATTTCCAGATATGGGAGGAAGAAGAGGACGAAATCCTGAGCGATTTGTGCCGCCGCTTTAATAACCGCAATCTATTTAAATATGTTGAGTTTGATCCTGCTAAAGAATACAAGAAGCTTGCGAAGCTTTCTCTGTTATTTGAACAGGCGGGATTGGATCCTGAATATTACCTGGTTGTTGATTCCTCATCAGATCTGCCCTACGATTTCTATCGTCCAGGTGAAGAGGAAGAACGCCTTCCGATCCATCTGCTGAAGAAAAACGGCGAAATCCGCGAGCTGTCGCGAGAGTCTGATATTGTCGACGCCATTTCCGGTAAAAGACGGACAGACCATAAACTATATTATCCTTCCGATTTCCTGGAAAAGGAGAAAGCACGCCCTGAGATTGAACAGATTGCACAGATTCTTGAGCTGAACTTAGACAATGGGACCATTTGATACAGGAGTTGACACGTTTTGCTAAAAGACCACGCTAAAATCATACAAGCTATTTCAGTTTCCGGAGAGGTCATCGGCAGGAAAAAGCTTCAGAAAATGATCTATATCGCCAAAAAGATGGAATTCCCGTTCCAGGAACGATTCCAGTTCCACTTTTACGGACCGTATTCCGAAGAACTTACACTGAGAGTGGAAGAACTTTGCAATATGGGTTTTCTGGACGAAGTGAAGGAAAAGAAGGGCGGCTACTATCAGTACCGCTACACATTGACAGAAGCAGGCCAGGAATTCCTCGGTGAAAACAGCGTCGAGATGCCATGCCTTGGCGACTGCCTGACAGACATCAACGATCAGAATGCAAGATTCCTTGAACTCGTTTCCACTGTTTTGTATTTTGATAACTTGCCAGAAGCTGAGGTCCGGGAAAAAATCCAGACCGTGAAGAAGAGCCAGAAGTATACAGACGAAGAAATTGACGACGCTTATGCATATATTGGAAGCTTGAAAAATAAGTCAAAGCAATTGTTGGCATAAGGATATTTGAATCATGAAATCGAGTATGGAACCTATTTAGGGTTTTGTGCTCGGTTTTTTTATGTAAGAAGGAAAGCTGGTCACATAAAAAGGAAGATATGTGCCCGGATGAGGGAGTAAGAAAGAAAACGGGGCACATAAAGAGAAAAAGCCCAGAATCCTCTGAGCTTTTAGTCCATCCTACTCGTCACTCAACCGCTTGCCTGCAACACCATAGTGGTTCTTCGTCATTTCCTCGATGAAAATGACGACTTTTTCTTTAGGTGCGCCAGTTGTCTCGCTGACAGCGTCTGTTACTTTTTCAACCAATGCTTTCTTTTGATCCTCTGTGCGTCCTTCAAGCATTTTTACTGTTACGTATGGCATGTGTATTGCCTCCTTGAAATGGTTG belongs to Mesobacillus subterraneus and includes:
- a CDS encoding YwgA family protein, translated to MLKDHAKIIQAISVSGEVIGRKKLQKMIYIAKKMEFPFQERFQFHFYGPYSEELTLRVEELCNMGFLDEVKEKKGGYYQYRYTLTEAGQEFLGENSVEMPCLGDCLTDINDQNARFLELVSTVLYFDNLPEAEVREKIQTVKKSQKYTDEEIDDAYAYIGSLKNKSKQLLA
- a CDS encoding 2-hydroxymuconate tautomerase, which codes for MNYEKLNLDLHINHFKEAIHMPYVTVKMLEGRTEDQKKALVEKVTDAVSETTGAPKEKVVIFIEEMTKNHYGVAGKRLSDE